One window from the genome of Paraclostridium sordellii encodes:
- the etfB gene encoding electron transfer flavoprotein subunit beta, translating into MKILVCVKQVPDTNEVRINKETGTLIRDGVPSILNPDDANALEEALKLKDIHEGSTVTVITMGPPQADFMLRECLAMGADEAILLSDRAFGGADTWATSNTIAAGIKKIGDYDIVFAGRQAIDGDTAQVGPQIAEKLDIPQVTYVQKFSIDGDTITVQRQLEDGYEVIKVKKPVLLTAVKELNEPRHMSVDKIVKAFKTDIKVWTIDDLDVNKDEVGLKASPTKVFRSFTPEPRGKGEILKGNPEEIVNTVLVGLKQKHII; encoded by the coding sequence TTGAAAATATTAGTTTGCGTAAAACAAGTTCCAGATACTAATGAAGTTAGAATAAATAAAGAGACGGGAACTCTTATAAGAGATGGGGTTCCAAGTATACTAAACCCAGATGATGCAAATGCATTAGAGGAAGCTTTAAAATTAAAAGATATACATGAAGGATCAACAGTAACCGTAATAACTATGGGACCGCCTCAAGCTGATTTTATGCTTAGAGAATGTTTAGCCATGGGAGCTGATGAAGCTATACTTCTTAGTGATAGAGCATTTGGAGGAGCTGATACTTGGGCTACTTCAAATACAATTGCAGCAGGAATTAAAAAAATTGGAGACTATGATATAGTATTTGCTGGAAGACAAGCGATAGATGGAGATACTGCTCAAGTTGGTCCACAAATAGCTGAAAAACTTGATATACCTCAAGTTACTTATGTGCAAAAATTCTCCATAGATGGGGATACAATAACGGTACAAAGACAATTAGAGGATGGATACGAAGTAATTAAAGTTAAAAAACCTGTTCTTTTAACAGCTGTTAAAGAATTAAACGAACCAAGACATATGTCTGTTGATAAAATAGTAAAAGCTTTTAAAACAGATATAAAAGTTTGGACAATAGATGATTTAGATGTAAATAAGGATGAAGTTGGACTTAAAGCATCGCCAACTAAAGTATTTAGATCATTTACACCAGAGCCAAGAGGTAAAGGTGAAATACTTAAAGGTAATCCAGAAGAAATTGTGAATACAGTACTAGTAGGATTAAAACAAAAGCACATTATATAA
- a CDS encoding electron transfer flavoprotein subunit alpha/FixB family protein has translation MDTKINETIKDFSSYKNVWVFAEQRDGVITPVVIELLGEGRKLADEVGVKLCAILLGKDVDYMAKELVDYGADIVYTADDILLENFTTDAYTKVISDAINELKPEIVLYGATHIGRDLAPRIASRVNTGLTADCTKLEIDKEDKKLKQTRPAFGGNIMATIICPNNRPQMSTVRPGVMEKAEKNSSKSGEIVPLPFNLTKDDIRVEVVETVKIKKDLVSLTDANIIVSGGLGIGGPEGFEMLKELADKLDGVVGASRAAVDAGWIDHSYQIGQTGTTVKPNLYIACGISGAIQHLAGMQSSDFIIAINKNETAPIFDIADYGIVGDVKEIVPLFIEKLDSVDDLIELVNV, from the coding sequence ATGGATACAAAAATAAATGAAACTATAAAAGACTTTAGCTCATACAAAAATGTTTGGGTATTTGCAGAACAAAGAGATGGGGTAATCACACCTGTTGTAATAGAATTGCTTGGAGAAGGTAGAAAATTAGCTGATGAAGTGGGAGTTAAACTTTGTGCAATATTATTAGGTAAAGATGTAGATTATATGGCAAAAGAACTAGTTGATTATGGAGCGGATATAGTTTATACAGCAGATGATATTTTATTAGAAAACTTTACAACTGATGCTTATACAAAAGTCATATCTGATGCAATAAATGAATTAAAGCCAGAAATAGTACTTTATGGAGCTACACACATAGGAAGAGATTTAGCTCCAAGAATAGCTTCAAGAGTAAACACTGGGCTTACTGCAGATTGCACTAAACTTGAAATAGATAAAGAAGATAAAAAATTAAAACAAACTCGTCCAGCTTTTGGTGGTAATATAATGGCTACAATTATATGCCCTAACAATAGACCTCAAATGTCTACAGTTAGACCAGGGGTTATGGAAAAAGCAGAAAAAAATAGTTCAAAAAGTGGAGAAATAGTTCCTTTACCATTTAATTTAACTAAAGATGATATAAGAGTAGAAGTAGTTGAAACTGTAAAAATAAAAAAAGATTTAGTATCTTTAACTGATGCAAACATAATAGTATCTGGAGGCCTTGGAATAGGAGGACCAGAAGGATTTGAAATGTTAAAAGAATTAGCAGATAAATTAGATGGGGTTGTAGGGGCATCTCGTGCAGCTGTTGATGCTGGGTGGATAGACCATTCATATCAAATCGGTCAAACTGGAACGACTGTTAAACCGAACCTTTACATAGCTTGTGGTATATCTGGAGCTATACAACATTTAGCAGGTATGCAATCCTCTGACTTTATTATAGCTATAAATAAAAATGAAACAGCTCCTATATTTGATATAGCAGATTATGGAATAGTTGGAGATGTAAAAGAGATAGTTCCACTATTTATTGAAAAATTAGATAGTGTAGATGATTTGATTGAATTGGTTAATGTGTAA